Proteins found in one Sporosarcina sp. FSL K6-3457 genomic segment:
- a CDS encoding ABC transporter substrate-binding protein: MMNKLKKIAVILFSAVLLLTACSSGDNNEASSYVGNDKKYTVGVTQIVEHPSLNAAFEGFKQALADAGLDVDYQVQNAQNDNSANITIASNLVNSGVDLIFANSTSSAQAVASETQEIPIVFTSVTDAVGAQLVDSLEKPGGNVTGTIDLHPDVIPLTMKFLKEQLEAKNIGVVFNAGEQNARVQIDKVKELAKEMDLNIIEAAVATSADVKQAVDSLIGKVDSLYIIKDNTVVSALESVTSAAFDNKLPMMVGELDSVKRGGLAAYGFSYHDLGYETGQMAVKILTGESKPAELPVQVTKNLKFVVNEETASAIGLDIKEEWQAEISE; encoded by the coding sequence ATGATGAATAAATTGAAGAAGATTGCAGTTATATTGTTTAGTGCTGTTCTATTGCTTACTGCCTGTAGTAGTGGGGATAACAATGAAGCGTCTAGTTATGTAGGTAATGACAAGAAATATACAGTAGGGGTCACGCAAATTGTGGAACATCCATCATTGAATGCTGCTTTTGAAGGTTTTAAACAGGCATTAGCAGATGCTGGGCTTGATGTAGATTACCAAGTGCAGAACGCACAAAATGATAACAGTGCGAATATAACAATTGCGAGTAATCTTGTGAATTCCGGGGTCGATTTAATTTTTGCGAATTCGACATCAAGTGCACAGGCTGTTGCCAGTGAGACACAAGAAATTCCAATCGTGTTCACATCTGTGACGGACGCTGTCGGTGCACAGTTGGTTGATTCACTGGAAAAACCAGGTGGGAATGTAACAGGCACAATTGATTTACATCCCGACGTTATTCCACTAACGATGAAGTTTCTGAAAGAGCAATTAGAGGCGAAAAATATCGGTGTGGTTTTTAACGCAGGAGAACAAAATGCGCGTGTTCAGATTGACAAGGTGAAAGAGCTCGCGAAAGAAATGGATTTGAACATTATTGAAGCGGCCGTTGCCACTTCAGCGGATGTTAAACAAGCTGTCGACTCGTTGATTGGAAAAGTGGATTCTTTGTACATCATTAAAGATAATACCGTTGTTTCTGCGCTCGAATCAGTCACATCCGCTGCGTTTGATAATAAATTGCCGATGATGGTCGGTGAACTAGACTCCGTAAAACGAGGCGGTTTAGCAGCGTACGGCTTTAGTTATCACGACCTTGGCTATGAAACAGGTCAAATGGCTGTCAAAATCTTAACTGGAGAAAGCAAGCCAGCTGAATTACCTGTTCAAGTAACGAAAAACTTGAAGTTTGTTGTGAATGAAGAAACAGCATCTGCAATTGGACTTGACATTAAAGAGGAATGGCAAGCTGAAATTAGTGAATAA
- a CDS encoding hydroxymethylglutaryl-CoA lyase: MFILPNNVTIIEVGPRDGLQNDKNYVDTQHKLAFIQALQGAGITEMELTSFVSPKWVPQMADAKEIIANTSQVGRQFVLTPNAKGVELALEAGVQSVAVFVGVSNSFNKKNINRSTDESMAALEPVIANLKAAGVFVRACISTAFYCPYEGRIDPIATLALCQRFTAFGVDELSVADTIGMANPQESYSLFHTLKQELPNILLTAHFHDTRKMAMANIFAALQAGIDRFDTSAGGLGGCPFAPGATGNVATEDVVHMLDTLGIQTGIDVKKVCEAVQVIAPHVSRPIDTGMYRLFENGI, encoded by the coding sequence ATGTTCATTTTACCAAACAACGTTACGATTATCGAGGTTGGTCCACGGGATGGGCTGCAAAATGACAAGAACTATGTCGACACACAGCATAAACTTGCCTTCATACAGGCACTTCAGGGGGCAGGCATTACGGAAATGGAGCTGACATCATTCGTATCACCAAAGTGGGTACCACAAATGGCGGATGCTAAGGAAATCATTGCTAACACGTCGCAGGTCGGACGGCAATTCGTCTTGACGCCCAATGCAAAGGGTGTCGAGCTAGCGTTGGAAGCAGGTGTGCAAAGTGTAGCTGTGTTCGTAGGAGTCAGTAATTCATTTAACAAAAAAAATATTAACCGCTCGACGGATGAAAGCATGGCTGCGCTTGAACCGGTCATTGCTAATTTAAAGGCGGCAGGTGTTTTTGTCCGTGCCTGCATTTCCACTGCATTTTATTGTCCATACGAGGGAAGGATAGATCCTATAGCCACGCTCGCCCTATGCCAGCGGTTCACAGCTTTTGGGGTCGATGAATTAAGCGTAGCGGATACAATTGGCATGGCCAATCCACAAGAAAGTTATAGCTTGTTTCACACATTGAAGCAAGAGCTACCTAACATTCTATTGACAGCACATTTCCACGATACCCGAAAAATGGCGATGGCCAATATTTTTGCTGCGCTACAAGCAGGCATTGACCGGTTCGATACCTCTGCCGGCGGTCTAGGTGGCTGTCCATTTGCGCCTGGTGCTACGGGCAATGTTGCAACAGAGGATGTTGTTCATATGCTCGACACACTCGGGATCCAAACAGGGATTGATGTCAAAAAAGTTTGTGAGGCTGTCCAAGTCATTGCACCACATGTATCACGCCCCATTGATACCGGCATGTACAGGTTGTTTGAAAACGGAATATAA
- a CDS encoding DEAD/DEAH box helicase — translation MLIERSSTWKEGFIERLENRAAWDNWTLYKMSYEVAKSTLITDFTGLQSPKYLPNLTPLHHQLEVAETVIERMNGKAILADEVGLGKTIEAGLILKEYLIRGLVKKALILAPASLVNQWVDELNQKFHIPAFPYKKNYDLNYYTIVVMSIDMAKRSPHKENIYAQEYDLIIIDEAHKLKNHKTKSYEFVQNLRKKFCLLLTATPIQNDVFELFHLISLLKPGHLGNYETFQAAFSARKHAVEHDEFLKELVHQVMVRNRREDTGIDWTNRRVQIIPIDFTVAEQKVYDMISQLNHFSDAFSKMTLQREMCSSKEAVLVTLTKMLQECSQPEAISCMEEITWKLNALAIHSKAEKAYEIITQANDKVIIFTEYRASQNYLQEYLYSKGISSVLFNGKFSKSKREWMKQLFKEQAQVLIATESGSEGINLQFCHHVINYDLPWNPMKLEQRIGRVHRLGQEHDVHIYNLAIQHTIEDHILDLLHVKIGVFEQVVGELDDILSTYKQTI, via the coding sequence ATGTTAATTGAAAGGTCGTCTACATGGAAAGAAGGCTTTATCGAACGTTTAGAAAATCGAGCAGCATGGGATAATTGGACATTATATAAAATGAGTTATGAGGTCGCAAAATCAACTTTGATAACCGACTTTACAGGGCTTCAATCGCCAAAGTATTTGCCGAATCTTACGCCTCTTCACCATCAATTGGAGGTGGCGGAAACGGTCATTGAAAGAATGAATGGCAAAGCGATTTTGGCAGACGAAGTGGGACTTGGGAAAACGATTGAAGCGGGTTTGATTTTGAAGGAGTATCTGATCAGAGGTCTTGTGAAAAAAGCGCTCATTTTGGCCCCAGCATCTCTTGTTAATCAATGGGTCGATGAATTGAATCAAAAGTTTCACATACCGGCTTTTCCGTATAAGAAAAATTACGATTTAAATTACTATACGATTGTTGTCATGAGTATCGATATGGCTAAAAGGAGTCCACATAAAGAGAATATCTATGCGCAAGAATATGATTTAATTATTATTGATGAGGCCCATAAATTAAAGAACCATAAGACAAAAAGTTATGAGTTTGTACAAAATTTAAGGAAAAAGTTTTGTTTGTTGTTAACGGCCACACCGATTCAAAATGATGTGTTTGAACTATTTCATCTTATTTCGTTATTAAAACCGGGGCATCTTGGGAATTATGAGACGTTTCAGGCGGCGTTTTCTGCACGTAAGCATGCTGTGGAGCATGATGAGTTTTTAAAGGAATTGGTGCATCAAGTGATGGTCCGAAATCGGAGAGAGGATACTGGAATTGATTGGACCAACCGCCGTGTGCAAATCATTCCTATTGATTTTACGGTGGCGGAACAAAAAGTGTACGATATGATTTCACAATTGAATCATTTTTCGGATGCATTTTCTAAGATGACGTTACAAAGGGAAATGTGTAGTAGTAAGGAAGCTGTCCTGGTGACATTGACCAAAATGCTTCAAGAATGTAGTCAACCAGAGGCTATTTCCTGTATGGAAGAAATTACCTGGAAATTGAATGCGCTTGCTATTCATTCAAAAGCTGAAAAAGCTTATGAAATTATTACACAGGCCAATGATAAAGTAATTATTTTTACCGAATATCGGGCGAGTCAAAACTATTTGCAGGAGTATTTATATTCAAAAGGCATCTCAAGTGTCTTATTTAACGGGAAATTCAGCAAGAGTAAACGTGAGTGGATGAAGCAGCTGTTTAAAGAACAAGCGCAGGTGCTCATTGCGACGGAGTCTGGTAGCGAGGGGATTAACCTGCAATTTTGCCACCATGTCATTAACTATGATTTACCTTGGAATCCGATGAAGTTAGAGCAGCGCATTGGCCGTGTTCATCGATTAGGGCAAGAGCATGATGTTCATATTTATAATTTAGCGATTCAACATACAATTGAGGATCATATATTGGATTTACTTCATGTGAAAATTGGTGTCTTTGAACAAGTAGTAGGTGAGTTAGACGATATATTATCCACTTATAAGCAGACTATATGA
- a CDS encoding small, acid-soluble spore protein, alpha/beta type, with product MAKNNIISEARKALDLLKADVIKAQGYKVNRADSDNVKYEIADELGILSTQGYNGKPRIFTDSLTIH from the coding sequence ATGGCGAAAAACAATATAATATCAGAAGCACGTAAAGCGTTGGATCTATTAAAAGCAGATGTGATAAAAGCACAGGGCTACAAAGTTAATAGAGCCGATTCGGATAACGTGAAATACGAAATTGCAGATGAACTTGGGATTCTCTCGACCCAAGGCTACAACGGCAAACCGAGAATTTTCACTGACAGTTTGACGATACACTGA
- a CDS encoding bifunctional 2',3'-cyclic-nucleotide 2'-phosphodiesterase/3'-nucleotidase, whose translation MSLLRKAGMLIVIIALSFSSLSFATQASAANKAQDVTRGEFVIAVVEALKLEIGESATTQFKDVNEKLAPYVEAAFKAGLVKETTDGTFKPDQKLTREHAFIIASRAIKTDESYSTDLLNQFNDHKTISTDALEELAKSVGLGLLQGFEDGTVQPQQLVTKAQATKIIDRMLNVYSPEVPKDTVSLRILGTTDLHTNFVNYDYYQDKVSNEIGLAKTAVLIEQARAENPNNLLFDNGDLIQGTPLAGYKANVAKLKEGEVHPAIAALASLDYDGGTLGNHEFNYGLDYLDQVLTDSPFPMLNANVYDAVTKNNRYTPYVIIEKEVVDGYGNKHMMNVGVIGVVTPGIMQWDRVLLEGKVTAEDAADSVKKFIPEMKKQGADVIVVLAHTGIGDEIHETDEENVAYQITELDGVDAVITGHNHALFPGDFKDLANVNQEQGTINGTPIVMPGKFGDHLGVIDLELKKAGEQWVVVSGKGEVRQIDKKSDVVVQKVIDSVKEVHEATSEYVRSPVGKTTAPINSYFALVHDDSSIQILNNAQTWYVEQQIKNTEYDKLPVLSAGAPFKAGGRMGASYYTDIAAGEIAIKNVADLYVYDNTIFALIMTGADVKEWLEMSAGQFKQIDSTSKDEQDLINTEFPTYNFDVIDGITYEFDVTQPAKYDGSGNTLNEQSNRVVNLQYDGQPIDLKQQFIVVTNNYRASGNFPGVRNATEAIDYAYENRQVVTDYMINEGTIDPSADGNWTFASFGENANVTFETSENAKGFIQQGSGIEYLAPAEEGFGKYSLKQK comes from the coding sequence ATGTCTTTGTTAAGGAAAGCTGGAATGTTGATTGTTATCATTGCCCTTTCATTCAGTAGTTTGTCGTTTGCAACACAAGCAAGCGCGGCTAATAAGGCGCAAGATGTGACACGCGGTGAATTCGTCATCGCGGTCGTTGAAGCACTTAAATTGGAGATTGGTGAAAGTGCTACAACTCAATTTAAGGATGTTAATGAAAAATTAGCGCCCTATGTGGAAGCTGCTTTCAAAGCGGGTCTTGTAAAAGAAACAACAGATGGAACTTTCAAACCTGATCAGAAACTGACACGTGAACATGCATTTATCATCGCATCCCGTGCTATCAAAACTGATGAATCGTACTCAACCGACTTACTTAATCAATTTAATGACCACAAAACTATCAGTACGGATGCATTGGAAGAGCTTGCAAAAAGTGTTGGGCTTGGTTTATTACAAGGATTTGAAGACGGTACAGTTCAACCACAACAACTTGTGACGAAAGCTCAAGCTACGAAAATTATCGACCGGATGTTAAACGTATATAGCCCAGAAGTTCCAAAAGATACAGTTTCACTGCGTATTTTGGGAACAACCGATTTGCATACGAACTTTGTAAACTATGATTATTATCAAGACAAAGTATCGAATGAAATCGGACTTGCAAAAACGGCTGTTCTTATTGAACAAGCTCGTGCGGAAAATCCGAATAACCTTCTTTTCGATAATGGCGATTTGATTCAAGGTACGCCTCTAGCTGGTTATAAAGCAAATGTGGCTAAGCTGAAGGAAGGCGAGGTTCACCCAGCTATTGCAGCACTTGCATCACTCGATTATGATGGCGGAACGCTAGGGAATCACGAATTTAACTATGGTTTGGATTATTTAGATCAAGTGTTGACTGACTCACCATTCCCTATGTTAAACGCAAACGTATACGATGCTGTAACGAAGAATAACCGTTATACACCGTATGTCATTATTGAAAAAGAAGTTGTCGATGGATATGGCAATAAACATATGATGAACGTAGGTGTTATCGGTGTTGTAACACCGGGAATTATGCAATGGGACCGTGTGCTTCTTGAAGGAAAAGTAACTGCTGAAGATGCAGCAGACTCTGTTAAGAAATTCATCCCAGAAATGAAGAAGCAAGGCGCTGATGTAATCGTTGTATTAGCTCATACAGGGATTGGTGATGAAATACATGAAACAGACGAAGAGAACGTAGCCTATCAAATTACTGAGCTTGATGGCGTCGATGCAGTTATTACCGGGCATAACCATGCATTATTCCCAGGAGATTTCAAGGATCTTGCAAACGTTAATCAAGAGCAAGGGACAATAAATGGTACGCCTATCGTAATGCCAGGTAAATTTGGCGATCATTTAGGCGTTATCGACCTTGAATTGAAAAAAGCTGGGGAACAATGGGTAGTTGTAAGTGGAAAAGGTGAAGTTCGCCAAATCGACAAAAAATCTGACGTAGTTGTTCAGAAAGTAATTGATTCGGTGAAAGAAGTGCACGAAGCAACTAGTGAGTACGTCCGTAGCCCAGTTGGAAAAACGACAGCACCAATCAATAGCTACTTTGCGTTGGTGCATGATGATTCTTCCATACAGATTTTGAATAATGCACAAACATGGTACGTTGAGCAACAAATCAAAAATACAGAGTATGATAAGCTTCCAGTTCTTTCAGCGGGAGCACCATTTAAAGCTGGCGGTCGTATGGGTGCAAGCTATTACACAGACATAGCTGCAGGTGAAATTGCGATTAAAAACGTTGCAGATTTGTATGTTTACGACAATACAATTTTCGCGCTTATTATGACAGGAGCAGATGTAAAAGAGTGGCTTGAAATGTCTGCGGGTCAATTTAAACAAATTGACTCAACTTCAAAGGATGAACAAGATTTAATCAACACTGAATTTCCGACATATAACTTTGATGTCATTGATGGCATAACTTACGAGTTCGATGTGACGCAACCTGCAAAGTATGATGGGTCAGGTAACACGCTTAATGAACAATCAAATCGAGTTGTTAATTTGCAATACGACGGGCAACCGATTGATCTGAAACAACAATTTATCGTTGTGACGAATAATTATCGTGCAAGTGGAAACTTCCCAGGTGTACGAAATGCAACGGAAGCCATCGATTATGCATATGAAAATCGTCAAGTCGTTACGGATTACATGATTAATGAAGGTACAATCGATCCATCTGCAGATGGTAATTGGACGTTTGCATCGTTCGGTGAAAATGCTAATGTAACATTTGAAACATCAGAAAATGCAAAAGGTTTTATCCAACAAGGAAGCGGGATTGAATACCTAGCTCCCGCTGAAGAAGGTTTCGGGAAATATTCATTGAAACAGAAATGA
- a CDS encoding alpha/beta hydrolase: MIRKHWKKLLVLFATIFLVVQIIGSFFFYELAIKRGPKDFLQNNADLEVSDQTMELFLNGDWIDWVNAQQFEQLTLTSRDGLKLSGYYLPAAVPTDKLVVLTHGYLGHAKQMGLFGQYYYEDLGYNIFMPDARGHGKSEGNYYGFGWPDRLDLIDWTQALVKKLGPDSTIAYHGLSMGAATVLMSSGEDELPRQVKAIIADSPYMSVYQLFAYQMNRMFYLPAFPLLDSTSLLTKIRAGYSFREASALKAVEQANIPVFYIHGESDTFVPTKLTRELYQHTASAAELLLVPGANHGESFALAQDEYKVRLDGFLDRYVE, from the coding sequence ATGATTCGAAAGCATTGGAAGAAGCTACTTGTTCTTTTTGCCACTATCTTCTTGGTCGTTCAAATTATCGGCAGCTTCTTTTTCTATGAGTTAGCCATCAAGCGAGGACCGAAAGACTTCTTGCAAAATAATGCAGATTTAGAAGTGTCCGATCAAACGATGGAACTCTTTCTGAATGGAGATTGGATAGATTGGGTGAATGCTCAGCAATTTGAACAACTTACGTTAACATCTCGCGATGGATTAAAATTGTCAGGTTACTATTTACCAGCAGCGGTGCCAACAGATAAATTAGTCGTGTTAACACACGGCTATTTAGGTCATGCTAAGCAAATGGGACTCTTTGGACAGTATTATTATGAAGATTTGGGCTACAACATTTTCATGCCTGATGCTCGGGGTCATGGAAAGAGTGAGGGCAATTATTACGGGTTCGGATGGCCCGATCGGCTTGATTTAATTGATTGGACTCAGGCTTTAGTGAAGAAGCTTGGACCCGATAGTACAATCGCTTACCATGGTTTATCGATGGGGGCAGCGACGGTTTTGATGTCGAGTGGAGAGGATGAACTCCCCCGCCAAGTCAAAGCTATTATAGCGGACAGTCCATATATGTCCGTCTATCAATTATTCGCCTATCAAATGAATCGAATGTTTTATCTACCGGCATTTCCGTTGTTAGATAGTACTAGTTTGTTAACGAAAATCAGAGCTGGTTATTCATTCAGAGAAGCAAGTGCACTGAAAGCTGTAGAGCAGGCGAATATCCCGGTTTTTTATATTCATGGGGAAAGTGATACATTTGTTCCGACAAAGTTGACAAGGGAATTATATCAGCATACGGCGAGTGCTGCGGAGCTTCTTTTGGTTCCGGGTGCAAATCATGGAGAGTCTTTTGCGTTGGCGCAGGATGAGTATAAAGTGAGGTTGGATGGGTTTCTTGATAGGTATGTTGAGTAA
- a CDS encoding acetyl-CoA C-acetyltransferase — MSTEVVIVSAVRSAIGSFLGSLKDVSATDLGAAVIQEALQRAGVAPDSVDEVIMGNVLQAGLGQNPARQAAIKAGLPETVPSLTINKVCGSGLKAVHLARQAIIAGDADIIVAGGMENMSQAPHLLKNGRQGFKMGDQKIIDSMITDGLWCAFNDYHMGITAENLCDRYAITREEQDVFSAQSQQKAAAAIEAGVFKDEIVPIAIPQRKGEPIIFDTDEYVKAGTTADKLGKLRPAFKKDGSVTAGNASGINDGAAALVIMSKAKADELGLTPLAIIAANGNAGVDPAVMGIGPVQAVKKALGKTGMQLSDIDLIEANEAFAAQSIAVDKELGFDQEKLNVNGGAIALGHPIGASGARILVTLLHEMQRRDAKSGLATLCIGGGQGVATIVTRP; from the coding sequence ATGTCTACAGAAGTCGTCATCGTTAGTGCGGTCCGTTCAGCAATCGGTTCATTTTTGGGCTCATTGAAAGATGTGTCAGCAACAGATCTGGGGGCAGCAGTTATTCAAGAGGCACTACAGCGCGCAGGGGTCGCGCCTGACAGTGTCGATGAAGTCATTATGGGGAATGTGTTACAAGCAGGGCTTGGTCAAAACCCAGCGCGGCAAGCCGCTATCAAAGCGGGGCTTCCTGAAACTGTTCCATCTCTCACCATTAATAAAGTATGTGGTTCAGGGTTAAAAGCCGTTCACTTAGCACGTCAAGCCATCATCGCAGGGGATGCGGACATTATTGTCGCAGGCGGTATGGAAAATATGAGCCAAGCACCTCATCTGTTGAAAAATGGGCGACAAGGCTTTAAAATGGGTGATCAGAAAATCATCGATAGCATGATCACAGATGGTCTGTGGTGTGCATTTAATGATTATCATATGGGCATTACAGCTGAAAATTTATGTGACCGTTACGCGATTACGCGTGAAGAACAAGATGTATTTTCTGCACAGTCACAGCAGAAAGCAGCGGCTGCAATTGAAGCGGGCGTATTTAAAGATGAAATTGTGCCAATTGCTATTCCGCAACGGAAAGGTGAGCCAATCATTTTCGATACGGATGAGTACGTTAAAGCAGGAACGACAGCAGATAAGTTAGGAAAACTACGTCCAGCCTTCAAAAAAGACGGCAGTGTCACGGCAGGAAATGCTTCTGGCATCAACGACGGGGCAGCAGCACTTGTCATCATGTCGAAAGCGAAGGCAGACGAGCTTGGCCTAACACCGCTTGCAATAATCGCAGCAAATGGCAATGCAGGTGTCGATCCAGCTGTCATGGGTATCGGTCCTGTACAAGCAGTTAAAAAGGCGCTTGGCAAAACTGGCATGCAACTGTCTGACATCGATTTGATTGAAGCGAACGAAGCATTTGCAGCACAATCGATTGCCGTCGATAAAGAACTAGGGTTTGATCAAGAAAAACTAAACGTCAATGGCGGTGCAATCGCACTGGGCCATCCAATCGGTGCTAGTGGCGCGCGGATTCTCGTTACACTCCTTCACGAAATGCAGCGTCGTGATGCAAAATCAGGACTCGCAACACTTTGCATTGGTGGGGGACAAGGCGTTGCAACGATTGTGACACGACCATGA
- a CDS encoding tyrosine-type recombinase/integrase: MANMNEKMGMLIDVQPLKTKQEVNELIEALGMSQNGLRDQLLFKLGVSTGLRCGDLVALKIEQVKGKSNFKIREGKTKKERTVYLNNLMADIADYIDTLPNEEIYLFPSRKGDSYISTTQAYRIIAKAGDMIGNNSIGTHTMRKTFGYTYYQATKDVATLMEIFNHSSQKTTLRYIGITEEAIENSIKGISFF, encoded by the coding sequence ATGGCGAATATGAATGAAAAAATGGGTATGTTGATTGATGTTCAACCATTGAAAACTAAACAAGAAGTAAACGAATTGATAGAAGCATTAGGAATGTCACAAAATGGATTACGTGACCAGCTGCTATTTAAATTGGGAGTTTCAACTGGTTTACGATGCGGCGACTTAGTAGCTTTGAAAATCGAGCAAGTGAAAGGGAAGTCTAATTTTAAAATTCGTGAAGGGAAAACCAAAAAGGAACGAACGGTTTATTTAAATAACCTAATGGCTGATATTGCGGATTATATTGACACGCTGCCGAATGAAGAAATTTATTTATTCCCGAGTCGTAAAGGTGATAGCTATATCTCAACTACACAGGCATATCGCATTATTGCTAAAGCTGGGGATATGATAGGCAACAATTCAATTGGTACTCACACTATGCGGAAGACGTTCGGCTACACTTATTACCAAGCGACTAAGGATGTAGCTACTTTAATGGAGATTTTCAATCACTCGTCCCAAAAGACAACATTGAGGTATATTGGAATTACGGAAGAAGCGATTGAGAATAGTATTAAGGGGATTTCGTTTTTTTAG
- a CDS encoding GNAT family N-acetyltransferase encodes MQIIQQWNQEDSDYIRKKVIEHNLAKLPDEVKHPMKNISFMLRNENGEIVGGITGIIFWHHLHIDFLWVDESVRGEGYGEKLLGHMEKIARENKCRLIQLDTFSFQAPDFYQKYGYQIIGIIEEHPTKDFQQYYLEKRLVYVQK; translated from the coding sequence ATGCAAATTATCCAGCAATGGAATCAAGAAGATAGTGATTATATTAGAAAAAAAGTTATTGAACATAATCTTGCTAAACTTCCTGATGAAGTAAAGCATCCAATGAAAAATATTAGCTTTATGCTCAGAAATGAAAATGGGGAAATAGTAGGTGGTATAACAGGTATTATTTTTTGGCATCATTTACATATTGACTTCTTATGGGTTGATGAATCAGTAAGAGGTGAAGGTTATGGGGAAAAATTATTGGGCCATATGGAGAAAATAGCAAGAGAAAATAAGTGCAGACTTATTCAACTAGACACTTTCAGTTTCCAAGCCCCCGATTTTTATCAAAAGTATGGCTATCAAATCATCGGCATCATTGAAGAACATCCAACTAAAGATTTTCAACAGTATTATTTAGAAAAAAGATTAGTGTATGTGCAAAAATGA
- a CDS encoding alpha/beta hydrolase: MKRRVLYITGIISGIFTALVTILGILLTNKMMFLKPKNYELIMKREILSKRFDEHWYDTVRKDDIWINSPNGYRLKAVFLKPLETTRTVIICHGVTENKINSMKYARLFERLGFNSVVYDHRRHGDSGGKTTSFGYYEKIDLQAIVQAIRERIGKRALLGIHGESMGAATTILYAGTYEDKVDFLVVDCPFSDFTEQILHMLRTETPLRTSMMLRIGNVFLKMRDGYSTNLVSPREVVKNISIPMLFIHSMEDDFILPYMTEELYEAKIGGKMLKLFPKGAHAKSYNDNPAQYEMTVREFLGRFGFSQ; encoded by the coding sequence ATGAAACGGCGTGTTCTTTATATCACCGGTATTATTTCCGGTATTTTCACGGCGTTGGTAACTATTTTGGGTATTCTCTTAACCAACAAGATGATGTTTTTGAAGCCTAAAAATTATGAGTTGATTATGAAACGTGAAATTCTTTCCAAACGGTTTGATGAACATTGGTATGATACGGTACGCAAGGATGATATATGGATTAATTCTCCGAATGGTTATCGTTTAAAGGCCGTTTTTTTGAAGCCGCTTGAGACGACGAGAACTGTCATCATCTGTCATGGTGTAACGGAAAACAAGATTAATTCGATGAAGTATGCTCGCCTATTTGAACGACTCGGTTTTAATTCTGTTGTGTACGATCACCGTCGACACGGAGATTCTGGAGGCAAGACAACGAGCTTTGGCTATTATGAAAAAATTGATTTGCAAGCAATTGTCCAAGCGATACGTGAGCGGATTGGTAAAAGGGCGTTGCTCGGCATTCACGGAGAATCGATGGGTGCAGCTACAACGATTTTGTATGCAGGTACCTATGAGGATAAGGTGGATTTTCTTGTAGTAGACTGCCCCTTTTCCGATTTCACGGAGCAAATTCTCCATATGCTACGAACAGAAACGCCGTTGCGCACATCTATGATGCTGAGAATCGGCAATGTGTTTCTCAAAATGCGGGATGGCTATTCGACAAACCTTGTATCACCTCGGGAAGTCGTGAAAAACATTTCAATTCCTATGCTGTTTATCCATAGTATGGAAGACGATTTTATCCTTCCGTATATGACGGAAGAATTGTACGAGGCCAAGATAGGCGGCAAAATGCTGAAGCTATTTCCGAAAGGCGCTCACGCCAAATCGTACAATGACAATCCTGCACAATACGAAATGACAGTACGAGAATTTTTAGGTCGCTTTGGTTTTTCACAATAA
- a CDS encoding YqkE family protein gives MAKKRKQVTPARPKKVENESLTLSDALGDDVLAKLKAAKQQLSAAEQVKEEQRQEQILQERKEREKNKSFGELLDEYGYGGSKF, from the coding sequence ATGGCAAAAAAACGTAAACAAGTAACACCAGCACGTCCGAAAAAGGTGGAAAATGAAAGTTTAACGTTGTCAGATGCACTCGGCGATGATGTTCTCGCTAAATTGAAGGCAGCTAAACAACAATTATCAGCTGCTGAGCAGGTAAAAGAAGAACAGCGGCAAGAGCAGATTCTTCAGGAACGCAAAGAACGAGAGAAGAATAAGAGTTTCGGTGAATTGCTTGATGAGTATGGATATGGTGGCTCGAAGTTTTAA